TAAAATGGTTCCAATTATCCATAGTGATTTTGGACCTATATCAACACCTGAAATGACTAATCTGTCAAAAGGAGCTAATGCTAATTCGCCAACCAAAACGGCATCCACATCTAAATGAACATCGTTAGCATTTTTTGCAATTAAGATCACACCAATACTAAATAATGCAGGGAACACTAAACCGATTGCTGTATCCTCTTTTACGAGGTCTGTTTTTTGAATATATTCGACTAAAACAACGGTGACAACACCAGTAAAAGCTGCTAAAATAATTAGCAAAGGTGAATTTAAATCTTGTGTGATAAAAAAACCAACCACAATACCTGGTAGGATAGAATGGCTTATGGCATCGCTGATCATCGCCATTTTACGTAGCACTAAAAATGTTCCAGGAATAGCGCATGCTATAGCAACTAAACTGGCAATTAATTGTATTTCTATTTGAGCGCTATTCATCTTCTGTAGTTTGTTTTGTGTATAAATTTGCAGCAGTTTCAAAACCAGTTTTGGTTAAACTCCACATATTTCCATCTAATGTGACATAATTTTTTTCGACTAACTTTTGAAGCGTTTTTCTTGTGAAACCTTGGAAGTTATTTAATAGCTTAATAGCGTGTGGGTGAGTAATGTCATCATGTGTTTCTGCAATATGATGCATTAATGCTAAGGTTTTATGGAGTTCTAAATCGCGTCTGTTTTTTATAAATCGTATTTGTCTGAATAATAGACCGCGACTAGGTGAAAATATAAAGGAAAAGACGACAAAGACGGCGGCGACTAAAACGATTACTGGACCTGTCGATAAGTTAGTTTGGCTTGCGCTTATTGCTGTGCCAAAAACGCCTGAAAACGCTCCGAAAATAGCTGCTAAAAGGACCATTTTAGATAAGCTGTTGGTCCATTGTCGGGCGGCGGCGGCTGGCGCCAAAAGCATAGCGCTCATTAATACAACACCCACGGTTTGTAAGCCTAATACAATAGCTAATACAATAAAGGTGGTGATTAAAATGTCAATAAATTTGGTGTTAAAACCTAGTGTTTTGGTGTAATCTGCGTCAAATAGTAAGATTTTAAATTCTTTCCAAAAAAGAAGTAATACAAACAAACAGACCCCTGTGACTGTTGCCATTAGCCAAACATCACTCTCGACTAACGTCGCCGCTTGACCAAATAAGTATTTGTCTAATCCTGCTTGGTTAGCATTGGGTTGTTTTTGGATAAAGGTTAATAGTAGCATTCCGAAACCAAAAAAGATAGATAGTATTAATCCTAATGCTGTATCACTTTTTAAATGTGTTTTTTTGACTATACCTCTAATCCAGAAGGTTCCGATTAATCCGCTGACTAAAGCGCCTAAAAGCAAAGTGTTGCTGTCTTTTGCACCTGTTATTAAATAAGCAATTGCAATACCTGGTAAAGCGGCATGAGAAATAGCGTCACCAAGTAAGCTTTGTTTTCTAAGTACTGCAAAGCTTCCTAGCATTCCTGTTACAGCTCCTAGAATTGCTGTTCCTAGTGTTATGGTTCTTAGTGTGTAGTCTGTAAAGACTAGCTCGAAATATTCTGTTAAGTTCATGTTTTTCGGTTGAAAACTAGAATTCTATAATTATATTAATTTGTTAGTAACCTGTGCTTTATTCTTGGATACTTACTTTATAGTTAATACCATAAGTCTTTGTTAAGTTGTCGTCATTAAAGATGTCTTTAACTGGACCTGTAGCAATTTTTTTCACATTTAAAAAAGTAACCCAGTCAAAATATTCTGGAACCGTTTGTAAATCATGATGCACGACAATGACTGTTTTTCCTGCTTTTCTGAGTTCTTTTAGGATGTTGATAATAGCGATTTCTGTAGTGGCATCAACACCTTGAAAAGGCTCATCCATAAAATAGATAGAGGCATTTTGGACCAATGCTCGTGCTAGAAAAATACGTTGTTGTTGTCCACCGGATAGTTGACTAATTTGTCTGCTTTTAAAGGGGAGCATACCTACTTTTTCTAATGCTTCTAATGCGGCTTTTTTTTCCTTTTGCCCAGGACGTTTTATCCAGCCTAAGCTACCGTAAGTTCCCATAGTGACGACATCTAAAGCGGTAGTTGGGAAATCCCAGTCGACACTTCCTTTTTGTGGGACATATGCGACTAGTTTGCGTTGTTTGTCATACGGTTTGTCGTAAATGGTTACGCTACCCGCTATGGGTTTCAAGATGCCTAAAATAGATTTGATTAGTGTTGATTTACCTGCGCCGTTCGGGCCTACAATAGCCATCAGAACACCTTCTGGGATTTCTAAATCGATATCCCAAAGGACAGGTTTGTAGTTGTACGCGACTGTAAGGTCATCTACTTTTACTGCTATTTTTTGTTTCATAAATTTCCCAAGTCATTGGGATTTTTGTTTAATTCAAAATATATTCATTTTTTATACGTTCAAAAAACGAATAAAAAAGGCGTTTATGTCAAACCTAATTCTTAGTCAGTATATCGTCATACTGAACTTGTTTCAGGATCTCATTATTTGTTTTTACTTTATCGAAATCAAAGTATTTTTTTAGTAACTGCTAACTTATTTAAGCGCATTGACGATAGTATTTAGATTGTACTCAAACATCCCAATATAAGTGCCTTCTATTGTTCCTGCGCTTCCAAGAGCATCAGAGTATAACGTTCCTCCAATTTGTACGTCATGACCTTTTGATTTAACAGCTTCTTGTAAAGCTTCAATAGTTCGTTTTGGTACTGAACTTTCAATAAAAATAGCGTTTACTTTATTTTCTATTATAAAGTTAGCTAAATTTTGGACATCTTTTACACCTGCTTCTGTTGCGGTCGATATACCTTGCAAACCAACCACTTCAAATCCGTAACTTTTTCCGAAGTAATTAAAAGCATCATGAGCGGTTACAAGAATGCGTTTGTCGGCAGGAAGGGTTTCTATTTTTGATTTAACTGTATTTTCAAGGGTGTCTAATTTAGACAGAAAAGCTGTAGCATTGGCGTTGTAATAGTCCGCATTTTTTGCATCTTTCTCTGATAAAACCGCTGCGACCTTGATTGCAAATTGTTTGAAGTAGGTAATATTAAACCAAACGTGTGGGTCGTAATTTGAAGCAAAATATTCTGATCCTATTAGTGTTGTTTTATCAATTACGTCTGCCAATGCAATTGGTGTTTTTGTTTTACTTCCCATTTTTTCAAAAACTTCAACTAGTTTTCCTTCAAGATGTAAGCCATTAAAAAATATGATATCCGCATCAACTAGTTTGGTTACATCACCTTCACTTGCTTTGTAAAGATGTGGATCTACGCCGCTTCCCATTAAGCCATTAACATTAATGCTGTCCCCTCCAATGTTTCTAACCAAATCGGTAAGCATTGTTGTGGTAGTAACTATATTAAGTTTCCCGTTGTCTTTAGACTTGCTGTTGCAAGCTCCTAGAGCTAGGGTAATTGCTAAAAGCAGAATTATTTTTTTCATTTGTCTAAATATTTATTACGAAGGTACTAAAAATAAGAGTATTTATTTGGTTTTTACTCTCATTAAGACTTGTTTAGTGTTGGTTTTTAAGTATTTTGAGAAGTTGATTGGGATTTAGGTATTGAAAATAACGTGCTCTGTGGTTAAATTGATCATCTAAAAATACTAAAGCAGGTAGCGAGAAGGGTTTGTTTTTTTGCTGAGCCATTAGTAATGGGATTTGGTGTATTGGGTTTCTTTTGTTCAAGCGTTTATTCACAAATTCTTGATTTCCAAAATGAATGGTGTCTTTGTTTTCAACATTCATCTTGACAGCGTAATACGCTTTGTTAATTGTATGGACTATTAACGAGTCGGTAAATGTTTCTTTTTGCATTTTAAGACAAGGTTTGCACCAGTCGGCATAAAAATCTATAAATACTTTTTTTGGGTTGCTTTTTAAGGAGTCTTCTAGTTGTTCAAAGCTTAGCCAATGTATCGTTTGTTTTGTTTGAGAAAATCCAGTATTTGATATTAATAATAGTACTGTAATTAAGCTTATTTTCATGACTATTATAATTATAATGAATTAATTGAAAGTCCAACAAATACAGTTCGTGGTGCTGCAGGACCATAAATATAATTACTATCACGATTTTTACCAGTATCAAAGTCTGATTGGTAGCTATTGGTCATGTTTTTAACACCTCCAAATAGTTCTATTGCTGTACTTACTTTTGGTATATTGAAGGTGTACCCTAGACGCAAGCTTAGTTCTGTAAAGGGGGCTGTTTTGTTGTATTCATCTGTATTTTGTCCGGTATTTTCTCCTGCAAAATGTATAATGTCCATTTGTCCCGTATAAATTATATTGGCACTTGCGGTAAATTGTTTAGTTGGTGTGTATGAAAATGTTGCATAGCCGTAGTCGTTTGGAGTTCGTAAAAAGTCACGTGTAGTGGGTAGGTCTTCTATGTTTTCTACAGGGGCATCAAATTGACTGGATTGCAAGGTTAAGCCGGTTTCAATTTGAAAAACATAATCAAAATTAGCACGGGCTTCTAATGTAAAACCTTTTACGGTTGCTCCGGCACCATTCCTCTTTTCAAAACGTTCGCCAAATTCATCTTCACCAATAGGAGCTTGAAAAAAAGCATCGTTTAGATGGGTGTAGAATCCTTCGACGGTAAAACCAGCGATAAAATGTTCCGTAGCTTTGTCGTAATTTACTGAAGCGGTAAAACTATTTGAGCGTTCTTCTACTAAATTTTCTGAAAGTGAAATTCTAGAAACTCCACCGCCTGCAAAGGCAATATGTAGGTCGGTATCAAAAGCTTGTGGCGCTCTAAAACCTGTACCCCAACCTAAACGGAACTGAGTAGTCTCTTTTAGTTTGTAAAGCAAGGATAATCTAGGGCTAAATACAACATGGTCTACTAGGTTATGGTCATCTAATCTAAAACCAGCAAGGAGATTTATGTCTTTTGTAACTTCCCAGTCGTTTTGAACAAATACACCTAAGTTTTTTGTGGTTTGATCGATCAAATAATTGTAGGAGGTAATTTGGTCCATAACATCGTCATAAACATATTCTAATCCTCCTGTTAGTACTGTAGTGCCTCCTAAAAAATCATCAAATTTATTATTTAGTTGAATCCCTCCTTGATGCGTAGTTACTTCTGATATACCATAAGGGGGATCTTTAAAAAAATCAATTTGTTCGTTTGGGTCATCTGGAGTTATTCCTGTGTAATGGTCCCTATCGGTACGTTGCCCACCGTAATATAAGATTAATGAATTTTTATTATCATTAAAATTTATTTGGTAATCCAAACTGGCCATAAGGACGTGGTGGTCTCTTTCTTCTGACTGTTGGGTTAAATAAGCGGGTTTGTCTACAATTTCTCCGCCAAAGCGATATTCATATAGTTTGCTTAAATTGATTTCTAATTTAGAATTTTCGGTAGTTAAATAAAAGGCGTTTACACCAAAAGAGGTGTTTTTAAGTTCTGGTAATTCTGAGAAGTTATCGTTATTAGCATCGTATGCTGTTCTTTTTCGGTTGCTTATAAAAAAGGTAGCCCCAGAATTATAGTCTTCACTAACTACGGTCGCGTTTCCGTTTATTAAATTTTGATCCGCACCGCCATCTATATTTTGGTAGGCATAACTAAAGTTGTAGCTATTTTTTTTTGGTATTTTGGTAATAACATTTACAGTTCCTCCAATCGCACTGGATCCGTAAAGTGCAGAAACGCCGCCGCGAACAACTTCTATACGTTCGATCATGTTTACCGGGATTTGTTCTAGTCCATATAAACCGGTGAGTGGGCTAAAAATAGAGCGCCCGTTAATAAGGATTTGAGAATAACCACCCTGAAGCCCGTTCATGCGAATTTGACTGTAATTGCAAGTTTGGCAATCCATCTCTACACGTAATCCTGGTTGGAAGCGTAAGCCTTCAGAAAGATCAGTGGCTACTACTTGTTGTAATGTTTCACTGTCAATTAAATTTACAATTACGGGAGAGTCTGTGCGTCGTTTTTCTGTCCTAGTTCCGGTAATTACAACTTCATCTAAATCGTTTTTGTAGTCTAAATTAAAAGAAACATAAGTATTGTCATTGGCTATTATGACTTGCTTGGTTTTTGTTTTGGCACCAATAAAAGAAGCTTTTATAGTGTAAGTACCTGGTTTCAGATTTTTAATGCTGTAGTTTCCATTTTTATCAGAGACTGCACCCTCTGAGTTGTCTTCAATATAAATATTTGCAAACGATAGAGGCTTCCCTTCTGAGGTTATCTTTCCTAGAATTTGATAAGTGTCTTGTGCGTTTACAAAAGCACATGATGTAAATATAAATAGTATTATTAGTCTCATCTTTATTTTTATGCAAATATAAAATTATTTTTAGATTAGTCTAAAAATATTTTAATAAAGATATCTTTTCTATATTTGCAGAACACTTTAAGTCTATGATTACACTAACAGAAGAAAACTATATTAAAGCTATTTACCACTTAGGAAGTAATGGTGAAAAAAACGTTAATACTAATGCGATTGCAACAGCTTTAGAAACAAAGGCATCTTCTGTTACGGATATGATTAAGAAATTGTCTGAAAAAGGGTATGCGTATTATAAAAAATATCAGGGTGTTACCTTGACAGGCGAAGGGAAGCGTGTTGCTTTAAATATTATAAGAAAGCATCGCTTATGGGAAGTGTTTTTGGTAGAAAAATTAAACTTTTCTTGGGATGAGGTTCATGAAGTTGCAGAGCATCTTGAGCATATAAAATCTGAAAAGTTAATAGACGAATTAGATGTTTTTTTAGGTTCGCCTTCTCACGATCCACATGGCGACCCAATACCTGACAAGGCTGGTAACTTTAAGCATATTGAAAAAATTGTTTTAGCTAAAGCCGAAACAGGAAGCATCTATAAGTGTGTTGGGGTGGATGATACATCGTCAGAATTTTTAAAATATTTAGACAGTAACAGTATTGCTTTAGGAACAATAATCACTATTAAACATAAGGAGCCTTATGACAATTCTGTGAAAATTGAATTTGATAGTAAAGAGATCGTGGTGTCTCAGAATGTTGCTAAAAACCTGTATTTAAAGAAGGTTTAGATTAGTGGCAGCCACAGTCGTCCGTTCCGCAAGCTTTTTTTGATTTTGTTTTAACAAAGTATTTTTTGTACAAAAAAAACAGCGCACAACCTAAGGTTGCGAAAACAAGTATGTTTTGAATTATAGTATTCATCTTATTTTAAAAATTGATACGCTATTAATGCACTAATATATGCAATAGCTGTCATTATTATTAATTGTAAGGTTGGCCATTTCCACGTGTTAGTTTCTTTTTTAACAACAGCTAGTGTGCTCATGCATTGCATGGCAAATGCATAAAACAATAGCAAGGAAACGCCTGAGGCGAAGTTAAATAGTGGGCCACCTAGAATCGGATTAATCTCTCCTGCCATACGGTTTTTAATAGTGTCCTCATCATCATTTCCAACGCTATATATCGTTGCTAACGTTCCAACAAAAACTTCTCTAGCAGCAAAACTACTCACGATAGCAATACCTATTTTCCAATCATAACCTAGCGGTCTAATTACAGGCTCAATAGCATGGCCAGCAATACCAATAAATGAATGTTCTAATTTTTGAGAGGCTATTTTTTGATTTAGTTCTTCTTCGTTTAAATTTTGCGAGGCATATTCCGTTTTAACGATATTTTCTGCATCATTAAAAGCTTCTCCTGGACCATAAGAGGCCAAAAACCAAAGGATGATAGAAATAGCTAATATTATTTTTCCAGCTCCAAATACAAATGATTTTGTTTTTTCTAATACCGTAATGGCTACATTTTTAAATAATGGCAATTTGTAGTTTGGCATTTCGACTACAAAAAAGGTTTTACTCTTTATTTTTAATACTTTATTTAAAATATAAGCAGAGACAACAGCAGCACCAAACCCTAATAAATACAATAGCATTAAAGTTAAAGCTTGATAGCTTAGTCCTAAAAATCGTCCTTCGGGAATAACTAAGGCTATAATAATTAAATAGACAGGTAATCTTGCAGAGCACGTTGTAAATGGTGTA
This portion of the Olleya sp. Bg11-27 genome encodes:
- a CDS encoding metal ABC transporter permease: MNLTEYFELVFTDYTLRTITLGTAILGAVTGMLGSFAVLRKQSLLGDAISHAALPGIAIAYLITGAKDSNTLLLGALVSGLIGTFWIRGIVKKTHLKSDTALGLILSIFFGFGMLLLTFIQKQPNANQAGLDKYLFGQAATLVESDVWLMATVTGVCLFVLLLFWKEFKILLFDADYTKTLGFNTKFIDILITTFIVLAIVLGLQTVGVVLMSAMLLAPAAAARQWTNSLSKMVLLAAIFGAFSGVFGTAISASQTNLSTGPVIVLVAAVFVVFSFIFSPSRGLLFRQIRFIKNRRDLELHKTLALMHHIAETHDDITHPHAIKLLNNFQGFTRKTLQKLVEKNYVTLDGNMWSLTKTGFETAANLYTKQTTEDE
- a CDS encoding metal ABC transporter ATP-binding protein, producing MKQKIAVKVDDLTVAYNYKPVLWDIDLEIPEGVLMAIVGPNGAGKSTLIKSILGILKPIAGSVTIYDKPYDKQRKLVAYVPQKGSVDWDFPTTALDVVTMGTYGSLGWIKRPGQKEKKAALEALEKVGMLPFKSRQISQLSGGQQQRIFLARALVQNASIYFMDEPFQGVDATTEIAIINILKELRKAGKTVIVVHHDLQTVPEYFDWVTFLNVKKIATGPVKDIFNDDNLTKTYGINYKVSIQE
- a CDS encoding metal ABC transporter solute-binding protein, Zn/Mn family; this translates as MKKIILLLAITLALGACNSKSKDNGKLNIVTTTTMLTDLVRNIGGDSINVNGLMGSGVDPHLYKASEGDVTKLVDADIIFFNGLHLEGKLVEVFEKMGSKTKTPIALADVIDKTTLIGSEYFASNYDPHVWFNITYFKQFAIKVAAVLSEKDAKNADYYNANATAFLSKLDTLENTVKSKIETLPADKRILVTAHDAFNYFGKSYGFEVVGLQGISTATEAGVKDVQNLANFIIENKVNAIFIESSVPKRTIEALQEAVKSKGHDVQIGGTLYSDALGSAGTIEGTYIGMFEYNLNTIVNALK
- a CDS encoding thioredoxin family protein; its protein translation is MKISLITVLLLISNTGFSQTKQTIHWLSFEQLEDSLKSNPKKVFIDFYADWCKPCLKMQKETFTDSLIVHTINKAYYAVKMNVENKDTIHFGNQEFVNKRLNKRNPIHQIPLLMAQQKNKPFSLPALVFLDDQFNHRARYFQYLNPNQLLKILKNQH
- a CDS encoding TonB-dependent receptor, translating into MRLIILFIFTSCAFVNAQDTYQILGKITSEGKPLSFANIYIEDNSEGAVSDKNGNYSIKNLKPGTYTIKASFIGAKTKTKQVIIANDNTYVSFNLDYKNDLDEVVITGTRTEKRRTDSPVIVNLIDSETLQQVVATDLSEGLRFQPGLRVEMDCQTCNYSQIRMNGLQGGYSQILINGRSIFSPLTGLYGLEQIPVNMIERIEVVRGGVSALYGSSAIGGTVNVITKIPKKNSYNFSYAYQNIDGGADQNLINGNATVVSEDYNSGATFFISNRKRTAYDANNDNFSELPELKNTSFGVNAFYLTTENSKLEINLSKLYEYRFGGEIVDKPAYLTQQSEERDHHVLMASLDYQINFNDNKNSLILYYGGQRTDRDHYTGITPDDPNEQIDFFKDPPYGISEVTTHQGGIQLNNKFDDFLGGTTVLTGGLEYVYDDVMDQITSYNYLIDQTTKNLGVFVQNDWEVTKDINLLAGFRLDDHNLVDHVVFSPRLSLLYKLKETTQFRLGWGTGFRAPQAFDTDLHIAFAGGGVSRISLSENLVEERSNSFTASVNYDKATEHFIAGFTVEGFYTHLNDAFFQAPIGEDEFGERFEKRNGAGATVKGFTLEARANFDYVFQIETGLTLQSSQFDAPVENIEDLPTTRDFLRTPNDYGYATFSYTPTKQFTASANIIYTGQMDIIHFAGENTGQNTDEYNKTAPFTELSLRLGYTFNIPKVSTAIELFGGVKNMTNSYQSDFDTGKNRDSNYIYGPAAPRTVFVGLSINSL
- a CDS encoding metal-dependent transcriptional regulator; its protein translation is MITLTEENYIKAIYHLGSNGEKNVNTNAIATALETKASSVTDMIKKLSEKGYAYYKKYQGVTLTGEGKRVALNIIRKHRLWEVFLVEKLNFSWDEVHEVAEHLEHIKSEKLIDELDVFLGSPSHDPHGDPIPDKAGNFKHIEKIVLAKAETGSIYKCVGVDDTSSEFLKYLDSNSIALGTIITIKHKEPYDNSVKIEFDSKEIVVSQNVAKNLYLKKV